A single window of Pseudarthrobacter psychrotolerans DNA harbors:
- the tsaE gene encoding tRNA (adenosine(37)-N6)-threonylcarbamoyltransferase complex ATPase subunit type 1 TsaE, translating into MSPAEMPHWEETLRVTTADQTHALAAGLGAELLAGDLLVLTGELGAGKTTFTQGLGEGLGVRAGIISPTFVLVRIHPNMPDGPRPGGPDLVHVDAYRLGSASEIDDIDLENTLDSSVTVVEWGRGRVEHLSESRLEVDLHRAIGLEPIGLDGAPDAVAREPNLAHTEILDFDTEDLDEPRTIVLRGFGPRWSTKPALGGAIEGTP; encoded by the coding sequence ATGTCTCCGGCAGAGATGCCCCACTGGGAAGAGACGCTGAGGGTCACGACGGCGGACCAGACTCACGCGCTCGCTGCCGGTTTGGGGGCGGAGCTGCTGGCGGGGGACCTGCTGGTGCTGACCGGCGAGCTGGGTGCCGGAAAAACCACCTTCACGCAGGGCCTCGGCGAAGGCCTGGGCGTGCGCGCGGGCATCATCTCGCCCACCTTTGTTCTGGTGCGCATCCATCCCAACATGCCCGACGGCCCGCGGCCCGGTGGCCCGGATCTGGTGCACGTGGACGCGTACCGGCTGGGATCGGCGTCGGAAATTGACGACATTGACCTGGAAAACACGCTGGACTCGTCCGTGACCGTGGTGGAGTGGGGACGCGGCCGGGTGGAGCACCTGAGCGAGAGCCGGCTGGAGGTCGACCTGCACCGCGCGATCGGGCTGGAGCCGATCGGGCTGGACGGAGCGCCGGACGCGGTGGCACGGGAACCCAACCTCGCCCACACCGAAATCCTGGACTTTGACACCGAGGACCTCGACGAACCCCGCACCATCGTGCTGCGCGGGTTCGGTCCCCGCTGGAGCACCAAGCCTGCCCTGGGCGGCGCCATCGAAGGGACACCCTGA
- a CDS encoding 6-phospho-beta-glucosidase: MRLMIAGGGGFRVPLVYRALASGAFAGLVSELVLFDVDPARLSAIAAVLRAMPESDGGAADGGPNAGAQPPAVRTTTALPEALAGTDLVFAAIRPGGTAGRINDERVAQDLGLLGQETTGAGGISYALRTIPEMLHLAGQMREHCPDAWLINFTNPAGMVTEALLPVLGRKVIGICDSAGGLVHRAARAAGMPLPDGRLDGVGYFGLNHLGWLYRLESGGRDLLPGLLSDPAALGTFEEGRLFPQPFLKDLGALPNEYLYYYYQRDSAAAAIRAMAQTRGESIHHQQAQLYPRLASAGADAYSLWDAARRSREEGYLAEARTHGEQRDEADLAGGGYERVALAVMRALAGAGDAQLILNTPNTLPSGPGGGAAPGGIPPEPAIPGLPADAVVEVPCTVTPDGAVPLPQSAPGPEQLTLLRRVKEVERLTVRAATHGDRAAAVDAFSRHPLVDSPALGAKLLAGYELAFPELRGLWRG; the protein is encoded by the coding sequence ATGCGGCTTATGATTGCCGGCGGCGGCGGATTCCGCGTACCGCTTGTCTACCGGGCGCTGGCGTCCGGCGCGTTTGCGGGGCTGGTCAGCGAACTGGTGCTGTTCGACGTCGACCCCGCCCGCCTCAGCGCCATCGCTGCGGTTCTGCGCGCCATGCCCGAGTCCGACGGCGGTGCTGCCGACGGCGGCCCGAACGCAGGTGCCCAGCCTCCCGCCGTGCGCACCACCACGGCCCTGCCGGAGGCCCTGGCGGGTACAGACCTGGTGTTCGCGGCCATCCGCCCCGGCGGCACGGCCGGCCGGATTAACGACGAACGCGTGGCGCAGGACCTCGGCCTTCTCGGCCAGGAAACCACCGGCGCGGGCGGCATCTCCTACGCCCTGCGCACCATCCCCGAGATGCTGCACCTTGCAGGACAGATGCGGGAGCACTGCCCGGACGCCTGGCTGATCAACTTCACCAACCCGGCCGGCATGGTCACCGAGGCCCTGCTGCCCGTCCTCGGCCGGAAGGTCATCGGGATCTGCGATTCCGCGGGCGGGCTGGTGCACCGGGCGGCCCGCGCGGCCGGCATGCCGCTGCCGGACGGAAGGCTCGACGGCGTGGGCTACTTCGGCCTGAACCACCTGGGCTGGCTCTACCGGCTGGAGTCCGGCGGCCGGGATCTGCTGCCGGGCCTGCTGTCGGACCCGGCCGCCCTCGGCACGTTTGAGGAAGGCCGTCTGTTCCCGCAGCCGTTCCTCAAGGACCTTGGCGCCCTGCCCAACGAGTACCTCTATTACTACTACCAACGGGACAGCGCCGCCGCGGCCATACGCGCCATGGCCCAGACCCGCGGCGAGTCCATCCACCACCAGCAGGCCCAGCTGTACCCGCGGCTCGCCTCTGCCGGGGCGGACGCCTACAGCTTGTGGGATGCGGCCCGCCGCTCGCGGGAGGAAGGCTACCTCGCCGAGGCACGGACCCACGGCGAGCAGCGCGACGAGGCCGATCTCGCCGGCGGTGGCTACGAACGCGTCGCCCTGGCCGTGATGCGCGCGTTGGCGGGGGCCGGGGATGCCCAGCTCATCCTCAACACCCCCAACACGCTTCCGTCCGGTCCCGGCGGGGGTGCCGCCCCCGGGGGCATCCCTCCCGAACCGGCCATTCCGGGACTGCCGGCGGACGCCGTCGTCGAGGTCCCCTGCACAGTAACGCCCGACGGCGCGGTGCCGCTGCCGCAGTCAGCTCCCGGACCGGAGCAACTCACCCTGCTCCGGCGGGTCAAGGAGGTGGAGCGGCTCACTGTCCGGGCAGCGACGCACGGAGACCGGGCGGCCGCCGTCGACGCCTTCAGCCGGCATCCCCTGGTGGACTCCCCAGCGCTCGGGGCCAAGCTCCTGGCCGGATACGAGCTTGCCTTCCCTGAGCTGCGCGGGCTTTGGCGCGGCTAA
- the mshA gene encoding D-inositol-3-phosphate glycosyltransferase: MTLIRRVALLSLHTSPMEQPGSGDAGGMNVYIRELASALAETGVEVEIFTRSTSAKQAAVEHPDPGVCVHNVLAGPPRKIPKEELPALLHSMVAEIEQIRQRQPHGRYDVIHSHYWVSGIAGLELSELWGVPLVHTMHTMAKVKNLLLESGEQPEPRRREEGEHRIVDGAARLIANTSAEAEELVSHYGADYDRIDVAPPGVDLSTFTPAFRARSRAERGVSPETFHLVFAGRIQRLKGPQVLLKAAALLRARRPEIDLRLTILGALSGNKDFNLRHLIAESGMDDVVTHLPPVSAADLASWFRAADVVVMPSYSESFGLVAIEAQACGTPVVGTRVGGLSRAICHGRTGLLVDGHHASDWADALEAMYDDPDTRADMGRAAAIRAENLGWNRTAAITLETYHAAVEQQLASQLVPAVPAT; this comes from the coding sequence ATGACATTGATCCGCAGGGTCGCGTTACTCTCCCTCCACACCTCCCCCATGGAGCAGCCAGGCTCCGGCGACGCCGGCGGGATGAACGTCTACATCCGGGAGCTGGCCTCCGCGCTCGCCGAGACCGGCGTGGAAGTGGAGATTTTCACGCGCTCCACGTCCGCCAAGCAGGCCGCCGTCGAGCATCCGGACCCCGGTGTGTGCGTCCACAACGTGCTGGCCGGGCCGCCCCGGAAGATCCCCAAGGAAGAATTGCCGGCGCTGCTCCACAGCATGGTGGCCGAGATCGAGCAGATCCGCCAGCGCCAGCCGCACGGCCGCTACGACGTCATCCACTCGCACTACTGGGTGTCCGGGATCGCCGGCCTGGAGCTCTCGGAGCTCTGGGGTGTGCCGCTGGTCCACACCATGCACACCATGGCCAAGGTCAAAAACCTCCTGCTGGAGTCCGGCGAACAGCCCGAGCCGCGGCGGCGCGAGGAAGGCGAGCACCGGATCGTCGACGGCGCCGCCCGCCTGATCGCCAACACCAGCGCCGAAGCCGAAGAGCTGGTGTCCCACTACGGCGCCGATTACGACCGCATCGATGTGGCACCGCCGGGCGTGGACCTCAGCACCTTTACACCCGCGTTCCGCGCGCGGTCCCGGGCAGAGCGGGGAGTTTCGCCGGAGACGTTCCATCTGGTGTTCGCCGGCCGGATCCAGCGATTGAAGGGCCCGCAGGTCCTGCTCAAGGCCGCGGCCCTGCTGCGCGCCCGGCGGCCCGAGATCGATCTCCGGCTCACCATCCTGGGCGCCCTCAGCGGCAACAAGGACTTCAACCTCCGGCACCTGATCGCGGAGTCCGGAATGGACGACGTCGTCACGCACCTTCCCCCGGTCAGCGCGGCTGACCTGGCGTCCTGGTTCCGGGCGGCCGACGTTGTGGTGATGCCTTCCTACAGCGAATCGTTCGGGCTGGTGGCCATCGAGGCGCAGGCCTGCGGGACGCCCGTGGTGGGCACCCGGGTGGGCGGGCTGTCCCGCGCCATCTGCCATGGCCGGACCGGACTGCTGGTGGACGGGCACCACGCCTCGGACTGGGCGGACGCGCTCGAAGCCATGTACGACGATCCGGACACCCGCGCCGATATGGGGCGGGCCGCGGCCATCCGGGCGGAGAACCTGGGCTGGAACCGCACTGCCGCCATCACGCTGGAGACCTACCACGCCGCCGTCGAACAGCAGCTGGCCAGCCAGCTGGTCCCGGCTGTGCCGGCAACGTAA
- a CDS encoding inositol-3-phosphate synthase, translating into MSANPIRVAIVGVGNCAASLVQGVHYYRDADPHATIPGLMHVEFGKYHVNDVQFVAAFDVDGKKVGVDLADAILASENNTIKIADVPPTGVTVQRGHTLDGLGKYYLETIEQSPEEPVDIVAALRESKADVMVCYLPVGSEDAAHFYAQAAIDAGVAFVNALPVFIAGTKEWADKFTAAGVPIVGDDIKSQIGATITHRVMAKLFEDRGVTLDRTYQLNVGGNMDFKNMLERDRLESKKISKTQAVTSNVEADIAPRNVHIGPSDYVQWLDDRKWAFVRLEGRNFGDAPVSLEYKLEVWDSPNSAGVIIDAIRAAKIGLDRGIGGPLLSASSYFMKSPPEQFNDDLAREKVEAFIRGDLER; encoded by the coding sequence GTGTCTGCAAATCCGATTCGTGTTGCCATCGTTGGTGTGGGTAACTGCGCCGCCTCGCTCGTTCAGGGTGTGCACTACTACCGCGACGCCGATCCCCACGCCACGATCCCGGGTCTGATGCATGTGGAGTTCGGCAAGTACCACGTCAACGATGTCCAGTTTGTTGCCGCGTTTGATGTGGACGGCAAGAAGGTGGGCGTGGACCTCGCCGACGCCATCCTGGCCAGCGAGAACAACACCATCAAGATCGCCGATGTGCCCCCCACCGGTGTGACCGTCCAGCGCGGCCACACCCTGGACGGCCTCGGCAAGTACTACCTCGAGACCATCGAACAGTCCCCCGAAGAGCCCGTTGACATCGTCGCCGCGCTCCGCGAATCCAAGGCAGACGTTATGGTCTGCTACCTCCCGGTTGGTTCCGAGGATGCTGCCCACTTCTACGCGCAGGCTGCCATCGACGCCGGCGTGGCGTTCGTCAACGCACTGCCCGTGTTCATCGCCGGCACCAAGGAATGGGCCGACAAGTTCACCGCCGCCGGTGTCCCGATCGTCGGTGACGACATCAAGAGCCAGATCGGTGCCACCATCACGCACCGGGTTATGGCCAAGCTCTTTGAAGACCGCGGCGTCACCCTGGACCGCACGTACCAGCTGAACGTCGGCGGCAACATGGACTTCAAGAACATGCTGGAGCGGGACCGCCTCGAGTCCAAGAAGATCTCCAAGACCCAGGCCGTGACGTCCAACGTTGAAGCCGACATTGCACCGCGCAACGTCCACATCGGCCCGTCCGACTACGTCCAGTGGCTCGACGACCGCAAGTGGGCCTTCGTCCGCCTCGAGGGCCGGAACTTCGGTGACGCCCCCGTGTCCCTGGAATACAAGCTCGAAGTCTGGGATTCACCCAACTCCGCAGGCGTGATCATCGACGCCATCCGCGCCGCCAAGATCGGCCTGGACCGCGGCATCGGCGGCCCGCTGCTCTCTGCCTCGAGCTACTTCATGAAGTCCCCGCCCGAGCAGTTCAACGACGACCTCGCCCGTGAAAAGGTCGAGGCCTTCATCCGCGGAGACCTCGAGCGCTAA
- a CDS encoding DUF559 domain-containing protein encodes MRPSSPLPAHLSSAPFTVHEARAAGLSDGRLRSSDLASEGRLLYLPAGWDFEIRALARALSAATPGAWISHLTAAVLLGLWLPTWFRDCRELHLSKPRKLPPVRRRGVVGHTVLAFEQEVMELDGIRISTPARTWLDLAGILPLEDLVAVGDQLVRQPRPGLEGRMEPWSTLPELHEMLTRHPKLKGIVKAREAAELIRPGADSAPETFLRLALTAAGLPEPELQLRIVEADPYSPAADMGYRAQQIAIQYDGGHHLTREQQSRDNRRDETFNGAGWRYFKFNADDLAHDFRRAVVQVRIALQSR; translated from the coding sequence ATGCGCCCATCCTCACCCCTGCCGGCTCATCTTTCTTCCGCCCCGTTCACTGTCCATGAGGCGCGGGCCGCCGGCCTGAGCGACGGCCGACTCCGCTCGTCAGACCTTGCCTCGGAGGGACGGTTGCTCTACCTGCCGGCTGGCTGGGACTTTGAGATTCGGGCGTTGGCCAGAGCGCTGTCGGCAGCTACCCCGGGTGCGTGGATCTCGCACCTGACCGCCGCAGTTTTGCTCGGACTCTGGCTTCCTACCTGGTTCCGCGACTGCCGCGAACTACATCTGAGCAAGCCCAGGAAATTACCGCCCGTACGGCGCAGGGGCGTTGTGGGCCACACAGTCCTGGCCTTTGAGCAGGAGGTCATGGAGCTGGACGGAATTCGCATCTCCACCCCAGCGCGGACCTGGCTTGACCTTGCCGGCATCCTTCCCTTGGAGGACTTGGTGGCAGTGGGTGACCAGTTGGTTCGTCAGCCCCGCCCCGGCCTCGAAGGCCGCATGGAACCTTGGTCGACGCTTCCGGAGCTGCACGAAATGCTGACGAGGCACCCGAAACTCAAGGGTATTGTGAAGGCCAGGGAGGCCGCAGAGCTCATCCGCCCGGGTGCAGATTCCGCACCTGAGACCTTCCTGCGCCTCGCCTTGACTGCCGCGGGCTTGCCGGAGCCGGAACTGCAACTGCGGATTGTGGAGGCAGACCCGTACTCGCCGGCGGCCGACATGGGATACCGCGCACAACAGATCGCCATCCAGTACGACGGCGGCCATCACCTCACGCGCGAGCAGCAGTCGCGTGACAATCGCCGCGACGAAACCTTCAATGGCGCCGGCTGGAGGTACTTCAAATTCAACGCGGACGACTTGGCGCACGACTTCCGCCGTGCCGTCGTCCAGGTCCGGATTGCGCTCCAGTCCCGTTAG
- the tsaD gene encoding tRNA (adenosine(37)-N6)-threonylcarbamoyltransferase complex transferase subunit TsaD, protein MNRSQPLVLGIESSCDETGVGIVRGTTLLTNTVSSSMDEHVRFGGVIPEIASRAHLDAFVPTLRQALADANVTLADVDAIAVTSGPGLAGALMVGVCAAKALAVATGKPLYAINHLVAHVGVGLLDGNPDGGAAAGLGLAGRLPENLGALLVSGGHTEILKINSITSDVQLLGSTIDDAAGEAYDKVARILGLGYPGGPAIDKLARTGNPKAIRFPRGLSQPKYMGTAEEPGKHRYDWSFSGLKTAVARCVERFEARGEDVPVADIAAAFQEAVVDVITSKAVLACREHGIKDVLLGGGVAANSRLRELTGQRCASAGIKLHVPPLDLCTDNGAMVAALGAQLVMAGIGPSGIRFAPDSSMPVTAVSLPA, encoded by the coding sequence ATGAACCGATCGCAGCCCCTGGTGCTGGGCATCGAATCCTCCTGCGACGAAACCGGCGTCGGCATCGTCCGCGGCACCACGCTGCTCACCAACACGGTGTCCTCCTCGATGGACGAGCACGTCCGCTTCGGCGGCGTGATCCCCGAAATCGCCTCCCGCGCACACCTTGATGCCTTTGTGCCCACCCTGCGGCAGGCCCTGGCAGACGCTAACGTGACGCTGGCGGATGTGGACGCCATCGCCGTCACCTCCGGCCCGGGGCTCGCGGGCGCGCTGATGGTGGGGGTCTGCGCCGCGAAGGCGCTGGCCGTTGCCACCGGAAAGCCGCTGTATGCCATCAACCACCTCGTGGCGCATGTCGGTGTCGGACTGCTGGACGGAAACCCCGACGGCGGTGCTGCCGCCGGGCTCGGCCTCGCCGGGCGCCTCCCGGAGAACCTCGGCGCGTTGCTGGTCTCCGGCGGGCATACTGAGATCCTGAAAATCAACAGCATCACCAGCGATGTCCAGCTCCTCGGCTCCACCATCGACGACGCCGCCGGCGAAGCCTACGACAAAGTGGCCCGCATACTGGGCCTTGGCTACCCGGGCGGCCCGGCCATCGACAAGCTGGCCCGCACCGGCAATCCCAAAGCCATCCGGTTCCCGCGCGGCCTCAGCCAGCCCAAGTACATGGGCACTGCCGAGGAGCCTGGAAAACACCGCTACGACTGGTCCTTCAGCGGCCTGAAGACAGCGGTGGCGCGGTGCGTCGAGCGGTTCGAGGCCCGCGGCGAGGACGTGCCCGTGGCCGACATCGCCGCAGCCTTCCAGGAAGCCGTGGTGGACGTGATCACATCCAAGGCAGTCCTGGCCTGCCGCGAGCACGGCATCAAAGACGTTCTTTTGGGCGGGGGAGTGGCGGCCAACTCCAGGCTGCGGGAACTCACCGGGCAGCGCTGCGCGTCAGCCGGAATCAAACTCCACGTGCCGCCGCTGGACCTGTGTACGGACAACGGCGCCATGGTGGCAGCCCTCGGCGCCCAGTTGGTGATGGCAGGGATAGGGCCCAGCGGCATCCGCTTCGCCCCGGACTCCTCGATGCCGGTCACCGCGGTCTCACTCCCCGCCTGA
- the alr gene encoding alanine racemase, with protein sequence MTYPVTTGDFSAASGPDPLYERSAVIDLDAIRHNVRRLADAASPAKVMAVVKADAYGHGAVPVARAALEAGASWLGVAHVSEALALRAAGIDAPLLAWLHTAESNFAAAVAAGVDIGCSGWELDRIVAAARDQERPARIHLKVDTGLGRNGATLDAWDQLLGEAMEYQDQGLLRVVGIFSHLSVADEPERPETDEQLAAFREVLAVAEDAGVDPEVRHLANTPATLSRPDTHFDMVRVGLGIYGLSPFEGQTSAELGLRPAMTLRTLVSQCKQVPDGQGVSYGLRYRTSGPSTLALIPLGYADGVPRIATGGPVRVAGRTYPVVGRIAMDQMVIDLGNIGPAGADLFGAEAVLFGSGDDGGPTADDWAVAAGTNNYEIVTRISPRVPRRVINESPAVGPGSPAGDAPGVRIPAAGQATP encoded by the coding sequence GTGACTTATCCCGTAACAACTGGTGACTTCAGCGCGGCCTCAGGACCTGATCCTCTGTACGAGCGGTCCGCCGTCATCGACCTGGACGCCATCCGCCACAACGTGCGGCGGCTGGCGGACGCGGCCTCACCTGCCAAGGTCATGGCTGTGGTCAAGGCTGACGCGTACGGACACGGCGCGGTTCCGGTGGCCCGGGCCGCCCTCGAAGCCGGCGCATCCTGGCTGGGCGTCGCGCACGTCTCCGAGGCGCTGGCACTGCGGGCGGCGGGCATCGACGCCCCCCTGCTGGCCTGGCTGCACACGGCGGAAAGCAACTTCGCCGCCGCGGTGGCTGCCGGCGTCGACATCGGCTGCTCCGGCTGGGAACTGGACCGCATTGTGGCCGCCGCGCGTGACCAGGAGCGTCCCGCACGCATCCACCTGAAAGTGGACACGGGCCTGGGCCGGAACGGCGCAACGCTCGATGCCTGGGACCAGCTGCTGGGCGAAGCCATGGAGTACCAGGACCAGGGCCTCCTGCGGGTCGTGGGTATCTTCTCCCACCTGTCCGTGGCGGATGAACCCGAACGGCCGGAAACCGATGAACAGCTGGCGGCCTTCCGCGAGGTGCTGGCCGTGGCCGAGGACGCCGGCGTGGACCCCGAAGTCCGCCACCTGGCCAACACCCCGGCCACGCTGTCCCGCCCCGATACTCACTTTGACATGGTCCGCGTGGGCCTGGGCATCTACGGCCTCTCGCCCTTCGAAGGCCAGACGTCCGCCGAACTGGGCCTCCGCCCCGCGATGACGCTGCGGACCCTGGTGTCCCAGTGCAAGCAGGTCCCCGACGGGCAGGGCGTCTCCTACGGCCTGCGCTACCGCACCAGCGGCCCCAGCACCTTGGCGCTGATCCCGCTTGGCTACGCCGACGGCGTGCCCCGCATTGCCACCGGCGGTCCCGTCCGGGTGGCCGGCCGGACCTATCCCGTGGTGGGCCGGATCGCCATGGATCAGATGGTCATCGACCTCGGCAACATCGGTCCCGCCGGCGCGGACCTCTTCGGCGCCGAAGCGGTGCTGTTCGGCAGCGGGGACGACGGCGGACCTACGGCGGATGACTGGGCGGTTGCCGCCGGCACCAACAACTACGAGATCGTGACCCGGATCAGCCCGCGGGTGCCCCGCCGGGTCATTAACGAGAGTCCCGCCGTCGGCCCTGGCAGCCCTGCGGGCGATGCTCCCGGCGTGCGGATTCCCGCCGCCGGGCAGGCAACGCCGTGA
- the tsaB gene encoding tRNA (adenosine(37)-N6)-threonylcarbamoyltransferase complex dimerization subunit type 1 TsaB produces MLILAIDTSAVASAALVSDDALEGVVASFSTEDTRSHAEVLAPGIEDLLASAGVTGRDIDAIVTGVGPGPFTGLRSGIATARTLAFVWDKPLYGLMSLDAVALEVAESTDAAADFLVVTDARRKEVYWARYSLADGQLPQLEDGPHVSFAADLPDLPAYGAGAGLYSDVLRADPGFSNEQPDALYLGQFALARLAAGGQLLDSTPLYLRESDAQVPGPRKRAL; encoded by the coding sequence ATGCTCATTCTCGCCATCGACACCTCCGCCGTGGCCAGCGCGGCCCTGGTCTCGGACGACGCCCTCGAAGGCGTGGTGGCCAGCTTCTCCACCGAGGACACCCGCAGCCATGCCGAAGTACTGGCCCCGGGCATCGAGGACCTGCTTGCCTCTGCCGGAGTCACCGGCCGGGACATCGACGCCATCGTGACGGGCGTGGGCCCTGGCCCGTTTACCGGCCTCCGCTCGGGGATCGCAACCGCCCGGACGCTCGCCTTCGTCTGGGACAAACCGCTGTACGGGCTGATGAGCCTGGACGCCGTGGCGCTGGAAGTCGCGGAATCCACCGACGCCGCGGCCGACTTCCTGGTGGTCACGGACGCCCGGCGCAAAGAGGTCTACTGGGCACGGTACAGCCTCGCCGACGGCCAATTGCCGCAGCTCGAGGACGGCCCGCACGTCAGCTTCGCCGCCGACCTGCCGGACCTCCCGGCCTACGGCGCCGGCGCCGGACTCTACAGTGACGTGCTGCGCGCAGACCCCGGCTTCAGCAACGAGCAGCCCGACGCCCTCTACCTCGGACAGTTCGCCTTGGCCCGGCTCGCAGCCGGCGGGCAGCTGCTCGACTCCACACCCCTGTACCTCCGGGAATCCGACGCCCAGGTCCCCGGCCCACGGAAGCGGGCCCTGTGA
- a CDS encoding GNAT family N-acetyltransferase, protein MWAVLEPVIRSGETFTWDQDTTEADARTRWFKDAPGQAFVAVTADGGVIGTGELHSNQGGGGSHVANAGYMVHSGHGGKGVARALCAYSLDTAREAGFRAMQFNAVVESNVRAVAAWQGMGFEILATIPEAFNHPTLGYVGLHVMYRKL, encoded by the coding sequence ATGTGGGCGGTGCTGGAGCCCGTCATCAGGTCCGGCGAGACGTTTACCTGGGACCAGGACACCACCGAGGCGGACGCCCGCACTCGCTGGTTCAAGGACGCCCCCGGCCAGGCCTTTGTGGCCGTGACGGCCGACGGCGGCGTGATCGGCACCGGCGAGCTGCACTCCAACCAAGGCGGCGGCGGCAGCCACGTGGCCAATGCCGGCTACATGGTCCACAGCGGCCACGGCGGCAAGGGCGTGGCACGGGCCCTGTGCGCCTACTCCCTGGACACGGCACGGGAGGCGGGCTTCCGGGCCATGCAGTTCAACGCCGTGGTGGAGAGCAATGTCCGCGCGGTGGCTGCCTGGCAGGGCATGGGCTTCGAAATCCTTGCCACCATTCCCGAGGCGTTCAACCATCCCACGCTCGGATACGTGGGCCTGCACGTGATGTACCGGAAGCTTTAG
- the rimI gene encoding ribosomal protein S18-alanine N-acetyltransferase, protein MPTSSDGVVFRDMTLEDVPAVDALEQRLFPADAWPLHMFLSELSQHETRRYLVAERGGDIVGYAGLMCIEPIADVQTIAVVPEFEGRGIGSTLLTRLIEEARLRGAADVLLEVRADNPRAQQLYVRFGFEQIHVRRGYYRDGVDALIMRLQLGPEGALDDGAPAHAPAPHPTTEAGQA, encoded by the coding sequence ATGCCCACCAGCAGTGACGGAGTGGTCTTCCGGGACATGACCCTGGAGGACGTGCCCGCCGTGGATGCCCTCGAACAGCGGCTGTTCCCGGCGGATGCTTGGCCGCTGCACATGTTCCTGTCCGAACTTTCCCAGCACGAAACGCGCCGGTACCTTGTGGCGGAACGCGGCGGGGACATTGTGGGCTACGCCGGCCTGATGTGTATCGAGCCCATCGCGGATGTCCAGACCATCGCAGTCGTGCCTGAATTCGAAGGCAGGGGGATCGGCTCAACGCTTCTGACCCGGCTGATTGAGGAAGCCCGGCTCCGTGGGGCCGCGGACGTTCTCCTGGAGGTCCGCGCGGACAATCCCCGGGCGCAGCAGCTGTACGTGCGGTTCGGCTTCGAGCAGATCCACGTCCGCCGCGGGTACTACCGCGACGGGGTTGACGCCCTGATCATGCGGCTCCAGCTGGGCCCCGAAGGCGCACTAGACGACGGCGCGCCAGCCCACGCGCCAGCCCCCCATCCCACCACAGAAGCAGGCCAGGCATGA
- the mgrA gene encoding L-glyceraldehyde 3-phosphate reductase, whose product MTYSAAENRYESMPYRRVGRSGLKLPAISLGLWHNFGDDKPFEVQRAILRRAFDLGVTHFDLANNYGPPYGAAETNFGRHFKDDFKPYRDELIISSKAGYDMWPGPYGNFGSRKYLLASLDQSLERMGLDYVDIFYSHRPDPETPMEETMGALDHAVRSGKALYAGISSYTPQQTLEAARILKELGTPLLIHQPSYSMLNRWTENGSPNLYEALEQVGAGCIAFSPLAQGMLTGRYLNGVPADSRAAQHKSLDEAMITPENLDRVRGLNRIAEGRGQTLAQMAIGWILREQGRGSSVTSALVGASSVRQLEDTLSAINNLDFTADEVNAIDEFAVESDINLWKQK is encoded by the coding sequence ATGACTTATTCAGCTGCGGAAAACCGCTATGAATCCATGCCCTACCGCCGCGTCGGACGCAGCGGACTGAAGCTGCCCGCCATTTCCCTGGGCCTCTGGCACAACTTCGGCGACGACAAGCCCTTCGAAGTGCAACGCGCCATCCTGCGCCGCGCCTTCGATCTGGGCGTCACCCACTTCGACCTCGCGAACAACTACGGTCCGCCCTACGGCGCCGCCGAGACCAACTTCGGCCGCCACTTCAAGGACGACTTCAAGCCGTACCGCGACGAACTCATCATCTCCAGCAAGGCCGGCTACGACATGTGGCCGGGCCCCTACGGCAACTTTGGCTCGCGCAAGTACTTGCTGGCTAGCCTGGACCAGTCCCTGGAGCGCATGGGCCTGGACTACGTGGACATCTTCTACAGCCACCGTCCGGACCCGGAAACGCCGATGGAAGAGACCATGGGCGCGCTGGACCACGCAGTCCGCTCGGGCAAGGCCCTGTACGCCGGCATCTCGTCCTACACCCCGCAGCAGACCCTCGAGGCGGCCCGGATCCTGAAGGAACTGGGCACGCCGCTGCTGATCCACCAGCCGAGCTACTCCATGCTGAACCGCTGGACCGAGAACGGCAGCCCCAACCTCTACGAGGCCCTCGAGCAGGTGGGCGCGGGCTGCATCGCCTTCTCGCCGCTGGCCCAGGGGATGCTCACAGGCCGCTACCTCAACGGTGTGCCCGCAGATTCCCGGGCCGCGCAGCACAAGTCCCTGGACGAAGCCATGATCACTCCCGAGAACCTGGACCGCGTGCGCGGGCTCAACCGGATCGCCGAGGGCCGGGGCCAGACCCTGGCGCAAATGGCGATCGGCTGGATCCTCCGCGAGCAGGGCAGGGGCTCCTCCGTGACCTCCGCGCTGGTGGGCGCGTCCAGCGTCCGGCAGCTGGAAGACACCCTCTCAGCCATCAACAACCTGGACTTCACCGCCGACGAGGTTAATGCCATCGACGAGTTCGCCGTGGAATCGGACATCAACCTGTGGAAGCAGAAGTAA